The sequence tatttctgtctgtctaccttttgtctgcctttctgtctgtctgtctaccttttgtctgtctgactttctgtatttctgtctgtctaccttttgtctgtctgactttctgtatttctgtctgtctgccttttgtctgtctgactttctgtatttctgtctgtctaccttttgtctgcctttctgtctgtctgtctaccttttgtctgtctgactttctgtatttctgtctgtctaccttttgtctgtctgactttctgtatttctgtctgtctaccttttgtctgtctgtctgtccgtctaccttttgtctgtctgactttctgtatttctgtctgtctgccttttgtctgtctgactttctgtatttctgtctgtctaccttttgtctgtctgcctttctgtctgtctaccttttgtctgcctgtctgtctgtctgtctaccttttctctgtctgactttctgtatttctgtctgtctaccttttgtctgcctttctgtctgtttaccttttgtctgtctgactttctgtatttctgtctgtctaccttttgtctgtctgactttctgtatttctgtctgtctgccttttgtctgtctgactttctgtatttctgtctgtctaccttttgtctgtctgactttctgtatttctgtctgtctaccttttgtctgtctgactttctgtatttctgtctgtctgcctttttgtctgtctgactttctgtatttctgtctgtctaccttttgtctgtctgactttctgtatttctgtctgtctaccttttgtctgtctttctgtctgtctgtctaccttttgtctgtctgactttctgtatttctgtctgtctgccttttgtctgtctgactttctgtatttctgtctgtctaccttttgtctgtctttctgtctgtctgtctaccttttgtctgtctgactttctgtatttctgtctgtctgccttttgtctgtctgactttctgtatttctgtctgtctaccttttgtctgtctgactttctgtatttctgtctgtctaccttttgtctgtctgactttctgtatttctgtctgtctgcctgtctgtctgtctgtctaccttttgtctgtctgactttctgtatttctgtctgtctaccttttgtctgtctgactttctgtatttctgtctgtctgccttttgtctgtctgactttatgtatttctgtctgtctaccttttgtctgcctttctgtctgtctgtctaccttttgtctgtctgactttctgtatttctgtctgtctaccttttgtctgtctgactttctgtatttctgtctgtctaccttttgtctgcctgtctgtctaccttttgtctgtctgactttctgtttttctgtctgtctaccttttgtctgtctgactttctgtatttctgtctgtctatcttttgtctgtctgactttctgtatttctgtctgtctaccttttgtctgcctgtctgccaatctgtctgcctttctgtctgtctaccttttgtctgtctgactttctgtatttctgtctgtctaccttttgtctgcctgtctgccaatctgtctaccttttgtctgtctgactttctgtatttctgtctgactttctgtatttctgtctgtctaccttttgtctgcctttctgtctgtctaccttttgtctgtctgactttctgtctttctgtctgtctgtctttctgtctgtctgcctgtttgtctgtctgtctgtctgcctatttatctgtctgtatttctgtctgtctgtgtttgtttgtttgttgtttgtttgatttatatTATTGCATCATATTTTGTGCAAAAGTGACTGTTTACAACTGAAGTTATTGCTCAAAGGTTTCTCTTTCATAACTCCGGTTGGAGATGTCCGTTGTGTCATTAGGAGACATGAATGGACACAGATGAGTGTGTAACGTCACACAGAGTGAATGCACAGATCAGTAGTTCATATGGAGATCTCTGTATCTGAGCACAGCTTCAGACATGGTTGAGATCTCCACTGAAACTCCAGAGAAGACGCAAGAGATTACTCGAGTTGATTTTATTTCACTCGTAATTCTAAAAACACATGAAATTTCTAGCTAATTAGCCGTCCATGTTTGCCAACATAATGACGTCATGGCTGAACACCTCTACGATCTCCATTTAGTCTCACTGCTGTCTTGGAGAAACATTTGAGCTATAAAAGAGATCTCAGTCACGATTTATTCTCTATCGTGCACAAACTGAGGAGCTGGCGGTGAGTTCAGAGATTCACACACCTTCAATGGAGCTCCAGTCGATGTCCTGGTTCTCTGGTTTCTTCAGCGCAGGATACTTGTTGAACAGATTGGCCACGTAAGCCAGGTTGAGTTTAGGGTTTCCACGGACGACGTCTGTTGCCGTGACGAACTGACGGCAGCCGAGACGATCGGCCTGTACCAGCATGCACTCGGCTCGCTGTAAGTCATCTTTCTCCTGTGGATTCACCCAACACATATAACATCTGAATGTGACACTTGATGTGTCTCAGACTCATTCACGTTTCCATGGTTTCCATGATACGCATCTTTGTGTTTTAGTTCATTAGAGAAATGTATGAAGATCAAAACATGTTTTGGGTGCTGGTGTTCACATCAGATAAACAGTCCCTTATTCAACTACTTTACACACTATGTTTGGCACATGAACAGTAGACtggaccagcaccaaaccagcataaaccaactTGGAAATTCATACATTTGAAGTGAAGGCTGGAGGCTTTGGAGAAGAGCTGAATATGTCACTCTGAATGTTTTAGATGAACATCTCACCCGTGTTCCTGACAGGTCGATGACGATGGCTGGGATTCCCTCCTCATCACCTTTAGGTGCCACCTGATTCAGGATGCTGTAATAGGCCTTTGAGTCCTTCATGAAGAGAGTTGACAGAGAGATTACGTGagattatatataaatgtatatattttcccCCATTTTCCCTCCCAATCTGGAAcgaccaattcccaatgtgctctaagtcctcgtggcgtagtgactcacctcaatcttatcacgtgacttgttgagcgcgttaccgtggagacgtagcgcgtgtggagacttcacgctattctccgcggaatccacgcacaactcaccacacgccccaccgagagcgagaaccacatcatagcgaccacgaggaggttaccccatgtgactctaccctccctagcaaccgggccaatttggttgctaagaagacctgactggagtcactcaccacaagccccaccgagagcgagaaccacattatagcgaccacgaggatattaccccatgtgactctaccctccctagcaaccggaccaatttggttaccccatgtgactctaccctccctagcaaccgggccaatttggttgctaaggagacctgactggagtcactcagcccgccctggattcaaactcacgactccaggtgtgatagtcagcgtcaatactcgctgagatacacagacctaCAGTCAACATTTATTTACTGTTTTACACGCTGCATATAATTCCAACACTTCAGAATCTTTCTTCTTTCAGTACCTTAATATCCGAGCTGAAGTTGTTAATTTTGGGGCATCCGGCCTCCTCCAGGTGAAAGTTTGCCCAGCGCAGCAGCAGCTCTTCAGGGGAAAGTTTAATGAGATCTTCCAAACTCTCTCCATCCCTGAGCAGAGCGATCAGAGCTGCAAACACAAGATCATGAAGCACACACCACTCATTAGATTACATAACGACAAATATTACAGATATTTAACACATATATCCACGCTGAAGTGATCAATGACGTTGAATGATCTGTTGTCATGgtgatttgtgtgtttgtgtcatcttcATGTCAAATAAACGACTGGGATATTTTGGTGTTCGTACCTTCATTGCGACTGATCTCGATGTCAGCGAACAGGCCAATTTTGATGACCTGCCACAGGAGACCCAGCACTAGATGCTGCCTGCCCTCCTTCAGGTCCTCTGCTCCGATGTTCACCACGTGACAGCCGATAGCAGAGGCCGAGTTTAGCGCCAAATTCAGATTCTCCTGCACGTTCAAACATGAACACGGATATTAATCCAGTCGTAATAATACATGAAGCCAACAATGAGACAGCAGTGTTTGTATTTACCTGTATAGTGAACGGAGTGAGTTTCTTCTTATTAATGGTTCTTTCATCAATAGTGTCCGGGACAGACAGATTGATCATTTTACTGCAAAGAGACACTTCATATGACGTGTAGTAGAAACTCTCTCCTACAGTATGTGTGCTAGTTTCATCTCTCACATAAACTGGTTATTTATTGGTTTGATGTAATAAGCAGGACAGTTCAgcagtagatgtgtgtgtgtgtgttgtgtgtgtgtgtgtgtgtgtgtgtgtgtgtgtgtgtgtttctgacatTATAAATGTATAGATGCACATATGCAGCAGGTACCAGAGTATGATCCCGTCTCCCACCGCAGTGAACAGATCATCAGAACTCGGATCCATGGGGAGAACATGCCGACAGTCTGGATCTTTCTCCAAAGCTTTATTCACCCAGTTCACAAACGCCACTTTCTCctcctctacacacacacacacacacacacacagtgaaaacagttattatttttcCATTTGGTGCACAGAATTGACACACTTCACATTAAaacgtgtgagagtgtgtgtgagagtgtgtgtgtgtgtgtgagtacgagagtgcgagtgtgtgtgtgtgtgtgtgtgtgagagtgtgtgtgtgagtacgagagtgcgagtgtgtgtgtgtgtgtgtgtgtgtgtgtgtgagtgtgtgagtgtgtgtgagtgtgtgtgagtgtgtgtgagtgtgtgtgtgtgtgtgtgtgtgaggtggtgtgtgagagagagagagtgagtgtgaggtgtgtgtgtgtatgtgattcaCCAGAGTATGAGTGTTGAGTTCCAGATTGTTCTGAGGTTCCCGCTATAGAATAGATTCCCTCTTTCTTATTAATGGCTTTACGAAACGTCTTCGCAACCTCTGAACTCTTTAAATCATGAaccacctgacagacagacagacagatggacagacagacagagaactgTTATAACAATTGGACTGAACACCTGCATTTCCAAAAAATGAgcacaagaaaaaaaacattaaattaagtcTCGCATTGAACTGCGATTGATTTAATATCTGCATCACTTGCAACaataaacagaattgcaaaaataattactgttttaaaagacactcacacacacacacacacacacacactcagacagacacacacacacactcacacacacacactcagacagacacacacactcacacacacacactctctctcacacacacacacacactctcacacacactcacacatacacacactcacacacacacacacactcagacagacacacacacacacactctctcacacacacacacacacactcactcacacacacacacacacacacacacacacttctgtcaTTGATTG comes from Xyrauchen texanus isolate HMW12.3.18 chromosome 18, RBS_HiC_50CHRs, whole genome shotgun sequence and encodes:
- the LOC127658945 gene encoding plastin-2-like → MAGKSQISAEEIEELREAFNKVDMDGNGHISTDELTALFKEANLPLPGYRVREIVQELSRTMDLNQDGKITFDEFAKVVHDLKSSEVAKTFRKAINKKEGIYSIAGTSEQSGTQHSYSEEEKVAFVNWVNKALEKDPDCRHVLPMDPSSDDLFTAVGDGIILCKMINLSVPDTIDERTINKKKLTPFTIQENLNLALNSASAIGCHVVNIGAEDLKEGRQHLVLGLLWQVIKIGLFADIEISRNEALIALLRDGESLEDLIKLSPEELLLRWANFHLEEAGCPKINNFSSDIKDSKAYYSILNQVAPKGDEEGIPAIVIDLSGTREKDDLQRAECMLVQADRLGCRQFVTATDVVRGNPKLNLAYVANLFNKYPALKKPENQDIDWSSIEGETREERTFRNWMNSLGVNPRVNHLYVDLADALVIFQLYEKIKVPVDWDKVNKPPYPKLGSNMKKLENCNYAVDLGKKEAKFSLVGIAGQDLNEGNRTLTLALLWQLMRRYTLNILEDLGDGQKVTDDTIVTWVNDALTQAGKGTISGFKDGSISSSMPVLDLIDAIQPGSIRYDLIKTEDLADGEKLNNAKYAISMARKIGARVYALPEDLVEVKPKMVMTVFACLMARGMRRI